In a genomic window of Croceibacterium sp. TMG7-5b_MA50:
- a CDS encoding translocation/assembly module TamB domain-containing protein, whose protein sequence is MTDEPTMIPAEGETFDRTEPRHHNLGLRIAKWVGIVLLALVVLIAAVLLSINTGPGKRFVVRQIEALEFENGMQIGIGRIDGSIYGRMTIRDLAISDPQGVFVSSPEVAVDWRPFAFVNGHIDVRALTSPLITLARLPQFNETPPSDAPLLPDYDIDVDTLRIGRFVAEAPVSGQRRIVGMDGEVHIADGRAQVDFNGRTIGGAGISGGDTVALVLDAVPEDNKLDIDLDLNAPAGGVIAAMAGLTDPLRVQVNGRGSWTKWDGRLNADLAGDAFARVQVLARDGTFTLRGPTRVARLFEGPTATLLGPILNLDLTGRLDERRVDLAGNINSDAFRLNTQGLVDLSDNSFDELRLGFVLLKPAAIAPNLAGSGLRAQLVLDGAFATPAVQYQINATRLFMNDMGLENLAASGAARVDADQILIPVDARVSRIVGLDTVAGGTLRNVRLAGDLAIDGTRILSDNLRIRSDRIDAGLIVVADTSTGLYTGAIDGRIDNYRLESVGIFNIDTDIDLKTVPTGGFAMQGRVRARSTRLLNDSVLNFLGGNAVAATDVLYGPDGVVRFSNLRLDAPDARITGGRGSWSPDGRLTLALNGTTTAYGAVGVQVAGTIANPNATITVERPGFGIGLADVQARITGARGGYRLQGTAATDYGPLTADVVLATSAPLTLTINNANLGGIDVAGRVQQTNAGPFAGQLTANGNGLGGVVRLSALGQYQQALVNLRARNTVLPGPAQLAIGSAIVDAQIVLYDQPRVVADAQLAQTRYGALNIVAARAQVDYQNGRGLAKVLAEGTSGVPFRVAMNADLQPELWRAALQGRVRGIDFRTASPARIVPGDGTYELLPTRITFGEGDVRLAGQYGEGIELQTRLDRLDLTILNAFAPGAGIGGRATGSLDFAQASSTAFPSADARLSIDNFTRTTAAAVSRPIDINFVGKLLPDGGEARAVMRDRGAVIGRMVASLRPLGTSAGTWSERLLAAPLSGGIRYNGPADTLFSFAGQVDQSLSGPVGVAADFSGTVSAPSFAGLVRSSNLTYQNQTYGTRLTNMAIDGRFTGDRLEVRSLTARAGDGTVSANGFVSLAADAGYPMNIAVTMDNAELADSDQIAARATGNLRLTKAAGQNALLAGQIRLPETRYQIVRQGAAEVPTLTGVRFKPPRGPQRITGDEPAEPSAGLFEQLALDIDLVAPERLYVSGMGLESEWRANFNVAGTSAAPSMSGEVELIRGTLGFAGRSFELSDGRVQFTGGNTIDPQITIVATEDIEDVTVNVNVEGRAFNPQITFSSTPGLPQDEILSRILFGSSVGNLSAIQAVQLAASLNSLRGSGGGLNPLGQLRAASGIDRLRILGSDDETGRGTALAAGQYLTDDIYVEFITDAQGFTATQLEVSLTPALSILSQAGGSGATNVSARYRKNY, encoded by the coding sequence ATGACGGACGAGCCCACCATGATCCCGGCCGAAGGCGAGACATTCGACCGCACCGAGCCGCGACACCACAATCTGGGGCTGCGCATCGCCAAGTGGGTCGGCATCGTGCTGCTGGCACTTGTCGTGCTGATCGCCGCCGTGCTCCTTAGCATCAACACCGGACCGGGGAAGCGCTTCGTGGTGCGCCAGATCGAGGCGCTCGAATTTGAAAACGGGATGCAGATCGGCATCGGCCGGATCGACGGATCAATCTACGGCCGCATGACCATCCGCGACCTCGCCATCTCCGATCCGCAGGGCGTGTTCGTTAGCAGTCCGGAAGTCGCGGTAGACTGGCGACCCTTTGCCTTTGTGAACGGCCATATCGATGTGCGCGCGTTGACCAGCCCGCTCATCACCCTCGCCCGCCTGCCGCAATTCAACGAGACGCCGCCCAGCGACGCACCGCTGCTGCCAGATTACGACATCGATGTAGACACCCTGCGCATCGGCCGCTTTGTGGCGGAGGCGCCGGTCAGCGGCCAACGCCGCATCGTCGGCATGGATGGCGAGGTGCATATCGCCGACGGCCGTGCTCAAGTGGATTTTAACGGCCGCACCATCGGCGGTGCCGGCATCTCCGGTGGCGATACGGTGGCACTGGTGCTGGATGCCGTGCCGGAGGACAACAAGCTCGACATCGACCTTGACCTCAACGCACCGGCAGGCGGCGTCATCGCCGCCATGGCCGGCCTGACTGATCCGCTGCGCGTGCAGGTGAACGGGCGCGGTAGCTGGACCAAGTGGGACGGCCGCCTCAATGCCGATCTCGCCGGTGACGCCTTCGCCCGCGTGCAGGTCCTAGCGCGTGACGGCACCTTCACGCTGCGGGGGCCCACGCGCGTGGCGCGCCTGTTCGAAGGGCCGACTGCGACCCTGTTGGGCCCAATCCTCAATCTCGACCTGACCGGCCGGCTGGATGAACGCCGGGTCGACCTTGCCGGCAACATCAATTCCGATGCCTTCCGCCTGAACACGCAAGGGTTGGTGGACCTGTCGGACAACAGCTTTGACGAGTTGCGGCTCGGTTTCGTGCTGCTGAAGCCGGCGGCGATCGCTCCCAATCTGGCGGGCAGTGGTCTGCGCGCGCAGCTGGTGCTGGACGGCGCCTTCGCCACGCCTGCGGTGCAGTACCAGATCAACGCTACCCGTCTGTTCATGAACGACATGGGTCTGGAAAACCTCGCCGCCAGCGGCGCGGCACGCGTGGATGCGGACCAGATCCTGATCCCCGTGGACGCCCGCGTCAGCCGCATCGTCGGCCTCGACACAGTGGCCGGCGGCACGCTTCGCAATGTGCGGCTGGCGGGCGATCTGGCGATCGACGGCACGCGCATCCTGTCGGACAATCTGCGCATCCGTTCTGACCGGATCGACGCCGGGCTGATCGTGGTCGCCGACACTTCCACCGGGCTCTACACCGGTGCGATCGACGGGCGGATCGACAATTACCGACTGGAAAGCGTCGGCATCTTCAACATCGACACCGATATCGACCTGAAGACGGTGCCGACCGGCGGTTTTGCCATGCAGGGCCGCGTTCGGGCCCGGTCCACCCGGCTGCTGAACGACAGCGTGCTGAACTTCCTCGGCGGCAATGCCGTGGCGGCGACGGACGTGCTGTACGGCCCCGACGGCGTGGTCCGCTTCAGCAATCTGAGGCTCGATGCACCGGATGCGCGCATCACCGGTGGCCGCGGATCATGGTCGCCGGACGGGCGGCTGACGCTGGCGCTGAACGGCACCACCACCGCCTATGGCGCGGTGGGCGTGCAGGTCGCGGGCACCATCGCCAACCCCAATGCCACCATCACCGTGGAGCGGCCCGGCTTCGGCATCGGGCTCGCCGATGTGCAGGCGCGGATCACCGGTGCGCGCGGCGGCTATCGCCTGCAGGGTACCGCCGCCACGGATTACGGCCCGCTGACGGCTGACGTGGTGCTGGCGACCAGCGCCCCCCTGACGCTGACCATCAACAACGCCAATCTGGGCGGCATCGATGTCGCCGGCCGCGTGCAGCAGACCAATGCCGGCCCGTTCGCCGGACAGCTGACCGCCAATGGCAACGGCCTGGGTGGCGTGGTGCGCCTGTCGGCCCTGGGCCAGTACCAGCAGGCGCTGGTCAATCTGCGCGCCCGCAACACGGTCCTCCCCGGCCCGGCCCAGCTGGCGATCGGCTCCGCCATCGTGGACGCGCAGATCGTGCTGTACGACCAGCCCCGCGTGGTGGCTGACGCGCAACTGGCGCAGACCCGTTATGGCGCGCTCAACATCGTCGCCGCCCGCGCGCAGGTCGACTACCAGAATGGCCGTGGGCTGGCGAAAGTGCTGGCCGAAGGGACCAGCGGCGTGCCGTTCCGCGTGGCGATGAACGCCGATCTGCAACCCGAACTGTGGCGCGCCGCGTTGCAGGGCCGGGTCCGCGGCATTGATTTCCGCACCGCCAGCCCCGCCCGCATCGTGCCGGGTGACGGCACCTACGAATTGCTGCCGACCCGTATCACCTTTGGTGAGGGGGATGTCCGCCTCGCCGGCCAGTATGGCGAGGGGATCGAGCTGCAGACCCGCCTGGACCGGCTCGACCTCACCATCCTCAACGCCTTCGCGCCGGGTGCTGGTATCGGCGGACGGGCGACCGGCAGCCTCGACTTCGCGCAGGCCAGCAGCACTGCCTTCCCCAGCGCCGATGCCCGCCTGTCGATCGACAATTTCACCCGGACGACCGCCGCCGCGGTCAGCCGGCCGATCGACATCAACTTCGTCGGCAAGCTGCTGCCCGATGGTGGCGAGGCACGCGCCGTGATGCGTGATCGCGGTGCCGTGATCGGCCGCATGGTCGCCTCTCTCCGCCCCCTTGGCACCAGTGCCGGCACCTGGAGCGAGCGGTTGCTGGCCGCGCCGCTCAGCGGCGGAATCCGTTACAACGGACCGGCGGACACGCTGTTCTCCTTCGCCGGGCAGGTGGATCAGAGCCTCAGCGGTCCTGTTGGCGTCGCCGCCGATTTCAGCGGAACGGTGTCGGCCCCCTCCTTCGCTGGCCTCGTCCGGTCCAGCAACCTGACCTACCAGAACCAGACCTACGGCACCCGGCTGACCAACATGGCGATCGATGGCCGGTTCACCGGCGATCGGCTGGAAGTCCGCAGCCTGACCGCGCGGGCGGGTGACGGCACGGTCAGCGCCAACGGCTTCGTCAGCTTGGCCGCCGATGCCGGGTATCCGATGAACATCGCCGTCACGATGGACAATGCGGAACTCGCCGACAGCGACCAGATCGCTGCACGCGCGACGGGCAATCTGCGCCTGACCAAGGCGGCGGGGCAGAACGCCCTGTTGGCCGGGCAGATCAGGCTGCCGGAAACCCGCTATCAGATCGTGCGGCAAGGCGCGGCCGAGGTGCCGACGCTGACCGGCGTCCGCTTCAAGCCGCCACGCGGCCCGCAGCGCATCACCGGGGACGAGCCGGCAGAGCCGTCCGCCGGCCTGTTCGAACAGCTCGCGCTCGACATCGACCTGGTCGCGCCCGAACGGCTCTACGTCTCCGGTATGGGCCTGGAATCGGAATGGCGTGCGAACTTCAACGTCGCGGGCACCAGCGCCGCACCTAGCATGTCCGGCGAGGTGGAGCTGATCCGCGGTACCCTGGGTTTTGCCGGCCGCTCCTTCGAACTGAGCGATGGGCGGGTCCAGTTCACCGGCGGCAACACGATCGATCCGCAGATCACCATCGTCGCGACAGAGGATATCGAGGACGTCACGGTCAACGTGAATGTCGAAGGGCGCGCGTTCAATCCGCAGATCACCTTCTCCTCCACCCCCGGCCTGCCGCAAGACGAGATCCTCAGCCGCATCCTGTTCGGCAGCTCGGTCGGCAATCTGTCGGCGATCCAGGCGGTGCAGCTTGCCGCGTCGCTCAACTCCCTGCGTGGCTCGGGCGGCGGGCTGAACCCGCTCGGTCAGCTCCGCGCCGCTTCCGGCATCGATCGGCTGCGGATCCTGGGCAGCGATGACGAGACGGGCCGCGGCACGGCGCTTGCCGCCGGGCAGTACCTGACGGACGACATCTACGTGGAGTTCATCACCGACGCGCAGGGCTTCACCGCCACCCAGCTGGAAGTGAGCCTGACTCCGGCACTGTCGATCCTGAGCCAGGCGGGCGGTTCGGGGGCGACCAATGTCAGCGCCCGTTATCGCAAGAACTACTGA
- the crcB gene encoding fluoride efflux transporter CrcB, which yields MNATPLLASLSVALGGGIGALLRWQAGRWLTGWLGPAIVGTFPFATLAVNTIGSLLMGVLAGVLAKGGGGEQARLLLGTGLLGGFTTFSAFSLEMVLLIERGQLLFAALYLMLSVGLGISGLMIGLNAVRWLA from the coding sequence ATGAACGCTACACCCCTTCTCGCCTCGCTGTCCGTGGCACTCGGCGGCGGCATCGGCGCGCTGCTTCGCTGGCAGGCAGGTCGATGGCTGACCGGCTGGCTCGGCCCCGCAATCGTCGGCACCTTCCCCTTCGCCACCCTGGCGGTGAACACCATCGGCAGCCTGCTGATGGGCGTGCTCGCCGGCGTGCTGGCCAAGGGCGGCGGCGGCGAACAGGCGCGGCTGCTGCTCGGCACCGGCCTGCTCGGCGGGTTCACCACCTTCTCCGCCTTCAGCCTGGAGATGGTGCTGCTGATCGAGCGGGGCCAGCTGCTCTTTGCCGCGCTGTACCTGATGCTGTCGGTGGGTCTCGGCATCAGCGGGCTGATGATCGGCCTCAACGCCGTGCGGTGGCTGGCATGA
- a CDS encoding RluA family pseudouridine synthase, with the protein MTAPENGVRQFTVAADDDGVRLDRWFKRHLPQVGFATISRWARTGQIRVDGARAKPEDRLATGQVLRVPPGGAALPAPDRQRRELTEEQRAEAAAMLITRTDAALVLNKPPGLATQGGTGMRQHVDGLLDAYADDGAPRPRLVHRLDKDTSGVLLVARTPGSAAFFSKRFSGRSARKIYWALVIGVPEVSEGFIDAPISKQPGTGGEKMHVDEEGGQASRTRYRVVDRAGNRAAWVELQPLTGRTHQLRVHMAAIGHPIVGDGKYGGPAAFLTGAVSRKMHLHARRLIIDAPGGGKLDVTADLPEHFAASMTYLGFDEGDSRAEPQAPPPERSRDEKKQAARAHAKQYRKARRGERRGRGAAADKPSAKGPRR; encoded by the coding sequence ATGACCGCGCCCGAGAATGGCGTCCGCCAGTTCACCGTGGCGGCCGATGACGACGGCGTGCGGCTGGACCGCTGGTTCAAGCGCCACCTGCCGCAGGTCGGCTTCGCCACGATCAGCCGCTGGGCACGCACCGGGCAGATCCGGGTCGATGGCGCCCGCGCCAAGCCGGAGGATCGGCTGGCCACGGGGCAGGTGCTGCGCGTACCGCCCGGCGGTGCCGCCCTGCCCGCGCCGGACCGCCAGCGGCGCGAACTGACGGAGGAGCAACGGGCCGAGGCGGCCGCCATGCTCATCACCCGGACCGATGCTGCGCTGGTGCTGAACAAGCCGCCGGGCCTCGCCACCCAGGGTGGTACCGGCATGCGGCAGCATGTCGACGGCCTGTTGGACGCCTATGCCGATGACGGCGCGCCCCGCCCACGGCTGGTCCACCGCCTGGACAAGGACACGTCGGGCGTGCTGCTGGTCGCGCGCACGCCGGGCAGTGCGGCCTTTTTCTCCAAGCGGTTTTCCGGCCGGTCCGCGCGGAAGATATATTGGGCGCTGGTGATCGGCGTGCCGGAGGTGAGCGAAGGCTTCATCGACGCACCCATCAGCAAGCAGCCGGGCACCGGCGGCGAGAAGATGCATGTGGACGAGGAAGGGGGCCAGGCCTCCCGGACCCGTTACCGCGTGGTCGATCGCGCCGGCAACCGCGCCGCCTGGGTGGAATTGCAACCGCTGACCGGGCGCACGCACCAGTTGCGCGTCCACATGGCGGCGATCGGCCACCCGATCGTGGGCGATGGCAAGTATGGCGGTCCGGCGGCGTTCCTGACCGGCGCGGTCAGCCGCAAGATGCACCTCCACGCGCGCCGCCTGATCATCGATGCGCCGGGCGGCGGCAAGCTGGACGTGACCGCGGACCTGCCCGAACATTTCGCCGCCAGCATGACCTATCTCGGCTTCGACGAGGGGGACAGCCGGGCGGAACCGCAGGCACCGCCGCCCGAACGCAGCCGGGATGAGAAGAAACAGGCGGCGCGCGCCCACGCCAAGCAGTACCGCAAGGCCCGCCGGGGGGAGCGGCGCGGACGTGGCGCCGCGGCCGACAAGCCGTCAGCCAAGGGCCCGCGGCGCTGA